The following nucleotide sequence is from Halapricum desulfuricans.
CGCGGACTCGCTGGCGACTACGCGTCTTCGGGTTCGTCCTGAGCGATTTCCTCGACTTCTTCGCCTGAGGTGCCCAGGATTCGGTCGGCGACGGATTCGACTTCCGCCTCCCCGAGCGCCGACTGGACGAGGAGATGTCCGCCGATGACTGCGGGGCTGATGACGGCGTCGGCACCGGCCCGCCGGAGTTTGTCGATATTCTGACGGTCGGTCGCCGCCGCGACGATCCGGATCTCGGGGTTGAGCTCCCGCGCGGTCAGGATGGCGAGCGCGTCCTCGGCGTCGTTGTTCGTCGCCGCCACGACGCCGGTCGCGCGTTCGATCCCGGCGTCGTACAGCGGTTGCTCGTCGCTCGGGTCGCCGATCAGGACGTTGAGCTCTCGATCCCGGAGCGAGGAGGCTCGCTCCCTGTCCGGCGTGACGACGATAAAGGAGGTGCGCGCTTCGTCGAGTCCCTCGAGGATCGGTTCGGTCAGTTCGCCATATCCCATGACGATGATGTGGTCTTCGAGCATGCTGAGTTGTGCCTCCGACATCTGTCCGAGCGCGGCAGCGAATCTGGCCTCGATCGCCGGGCCGAGCAGCGTCCCCGCCGCGACACCGAAACTGGCGACGCCGATGACCAGCACGGACGTGCTGAACAGCCGTCCGATCTGAGTGGCCGCCGTGAGGTCGCCGTAGCCGACCGTCGAGGCCGTCACGAGCGTGAAGTAGAACGCGTCGAACGCCGTGTTCACGCCCGGGAAGTGTTCGCGCAGCGCGTAGGTTCCGACGGTCCCGTAGATCTGTGCACCGACCAGCGCCGACAGCGCCGCGAGCTGACTCGTCGACAGCGACCACGACTCGGTGTACTGGCTCCGACCGCTCGCGACCAGCGGGATCGACACCACCGAGAGCACGACCAGCGGCGTCGAAGCCGGGATCGGGATCTCGATCAACGGGACCGGGATCGTTCCGGGCTGGACCAGTCCCTGCAGTGCGGCCACCGGCAGCAAGACCAGCGTCGAGTACCAGGCTGCACGGAGTCGCTTCCGGAGCCCATAGGCACTGGTCAGCATGAGAAAGCCGGTCATCGCGCCGGTGAACCCAGCGAGACGCTGGATCGACTCCGGGACGTATGCGCTCAGTAGGGCCACTTCCTGGGACGCGATGTTGACGACTCCGACAGCGAACGAGAGCACCGCGACGACGGTCACGAGCCAGACCGTCGCTCGCGCTCCCGGATGCCGGATCATACCTATGCTCGTCCGGCGACGGATATAACAGTTACAGGTTCCGGGGAACGGTCGGCTACCGGACGCCGTCGACTTCGAGCCAGGGGACCTCGACGAGCGCCGGGATGTGCGTCTCGACGTGGTGTTCCCAGACGCCTTCCTCGCCGAAGGCCTCGCCGTGATCGGCCGTCACGACGACCGTGCCGTCGAGGTCCTCGACGAGTTCGACGACCGACTCCAGCGCGATCCGGAGGTTCTCCTCATAGAGGTTCATCGCCGCGCCGCGCGTGCCGTCCTGCAGGACCGCACGCGGGCCGAGTTCCAGCCACAGCCCCATCTTCTGGGCGAGTTCGACGCCGTCGAGCGCGCCCTCGACTTTCCGGCGGACCCCGCCGACAGCCGAGGAGATGACTCCGTCGTCGTCGGAGTGGTCCCGGGCGCCCTGTCGTTTGATGCCCTTCTGGATCTGCTTGAGTTTCTGGCCCTTGCCGCGCGAGAGATACGGCGCGTGGGGCTGCATGTAGTGAACCACGGTTCGGTCGGCGGCCTCGACGGCGTCCCGATTGGCGAAGAAGGCTTCGTTGAGGCTGTCCGGCGGGACCGTCTCCAGGTCGTCGTCCCAGCCGGTCTGCCAGACGTCGAAGATGTTCGTGATGTGCTCGGCGGCCGTCCACGTGTAGCCGGCGCTTGCCCCCCACTTGAGTTCGTTGAGCGGGATCCCCAGATCGTTGATGAAGGGATTGCCCGAGAAGTACGCCAGATCGTGCTCGCCGGTGAACGTCTTCGAGGCCCATTCGGGGGTCGAGGAGCCGATGCTCGTTCGCTTTTCGAGGTCGCCCTCGAGGTAGTCCTCGTAGACGTCGCTGAAGACATCGTACCGGCACGCGTCCAGCACGACCGCGTAGTCCCAGTCCGATTCGAGGAAGTCGTGGTCCGCCATCGATAGACGGTAGTTCGTGCGTGCGTATCTATTTCTTTGGTTTCTCGGTCGAGGCGACTTCACGCACGGGGCTGTCTGTGACAGCTATCGTCACGCCGATACGGGTTCGGCGTTCGGGATCGAGGCGAAGGCGGCCTCGACAAGGCTGCTCACCTCTTCAGCGATTGGTTCGACTGCCTCGTTTTCGGTAATCGCCAGCACTGCCGTCGGATCGACGACGCTGACGCCGGTCTCCTCGCCGTCCGTCTCGTAGACGACGACGTTACACGGCAACAGGGCACCGATCTCGAACTCCACGTCGATCGCGTCGTACGCGAGCGGCGGGTTGCACGCTCCGAGAATCCGATACCGGACGTGCTCTTTGTCGAGTTTCTCCTCGAACGCTGCCTGCATGTCGATATCGGAGAGGACGCCGAACCCTTCCTCGGCGAGCGCGTCGGTCACGATCTCGATCGTCTCGTCGAACGGTGCGTCGACTCGGTACTGGTGGGTATAGGGTGCCATCGTCCACTAGACGAGCTGAGCACTCATCAACCCTCCGTGCGGATCAATCGTTGCCGGGATCGTTTCGGATGTCGACGGACTGTTGCCACGAGGCTATCGAACGGCGCGAGACGGCGATCGGCAACGCTGACGAACCGTTGCCGCGAGGCTGTCGGGAAACGGAGCGAACGAGCAGAAGCAGCGCCGATCAGGCGTAGCGTTCGAGTTCGGGCCGGTCGAGTTCCTCGAGCACGTCCTCGGCGATCGAATCGAGCAGCTTTCGTCCCTCGGCGGTGACCACGCGACCGTCGTTGGCTTCGGTCTCGACGTAGCCGGCGTCTTCGAGCTGCTGGAGCGCGGTGCGGATGATCTTGCGCGACCCGTCGCTCTGGCTCGGGGGCCGGACCTGATAGCGGTTGGAGCCGCCCTTGGTGTTGCCGTAGGCGGTCGCGAGCGATCCGACGCCGACGGGGCCGTCGACGGCGACCTTCCGGAGCAGGCTGGCGGCGCGACGCGACCAGAAGTCGTCCTGCTCGGGCGGCAGTTCGCGGTCGACGCCCGTGGTCGTGAACTCGATCCAGTCCGGTTGCTCGAGGTCGTCCTCGTCGAGTCGGTCCGCGACGGCCTCGATGAGGTCCTCCGCGGGGACATCGTAGAGTGTCGTCATTGAGCGTTCATACTGTGGTCGGTCATTTAAGCACATCGTCTCGTGCCCGTGACTGCCGGTGTCGATCGGGGTCCGACTACCCGTGACCCGGATAATCGCGTTCGAAGCGGGCTTCGATCTCGTCGGTGTCGATCTCGATCAGCACCGGGCGACCGTGCGGACAGGCGTAGGGGTTCTCACAGTCCGCGAGCGCCTCGAGCAGCGAGACGACCGACCCGTCGGTCAGCGAGGTGTTGGCAGTCACAGAGGGATAGCAGGCCAGGTCGGCCAGCAGCTCGTCGGCGACCGCCTCGACCGTCCCGGCGGCGTCGCTGTCGCGCTCGACGAACGACGAGAGGACGTCCCGGACGAGTGCCGGACCGCCGGCCTCCGCGATCAGCGCCGGGACCGTCCGTACCTCGATCGTCCGGTCGTCGATCCGCTCCGCCTGAAAGCCCAGTCGAGACAGCGCCTCGGTGAACTGCGCGAACAGCGCCGACTCCCGGGCCGTGAGTTCGATCTCGACGCTGTCGGCCAGCACCTGTGTCGTCGTTTCCCCGAGGAACTGCTCGCGGAGCCGCTCGTAGTTGATCCGCTCGTCGGCCGCGTGCTGGTCGATCAACACCAGTCCGTCGTCGGTTTCCGCGACCACGTAGCTGTCCTCTATCTGTCCGAGCACGCGCATCGACGGCAGCGAATCGAACGACTGCATCTCGGGATCGTCGTCGCCGAACCGCCGCTGTTCGGTCGCCGTCACCGCTGGCGTTTCGACTGTCGATCCCGATCGCCCGGACGTTCCATCCGCCGACCCCTCTCGTTCGGGCGTTCGATCCGGCGACTCCGGCCGATCGTCCGTCTGTTCGGCCGGCTCTGGCTGGCTGTTGTTGTGACTCGGCTGACTGCTCTCTGCTGTACCCGTCCGGTCGCCCGATGGCGTCCCGACGGACTCGGTCGGGCCGTCGTTGCTCGTTTCGGTCGACAGTCCGCCGTCCGAGGGGGCTTCACTCGGCGTCATCGAACGCTCGTTGTCCGAATCATGATCGCCCGCAGTGCTCGAGCGTCCGCCCTCGCTGTGTGTGTCAGCCGCCGTCGAATCGGTTTCGTCGCCCCGGTCCGGTCGGCCGTCAGCCCGGTCTCCGGGGGCGATCTCGGTCTGTTCCGGGGCGGACTGACCGCGAGGTGCACGCGTCCGGAGTCCACCTTCGCGACGGAGCGCGTCCTCGACGGCCGCCGTGATCTGCTCGCGGACGCCCTCGGCGTCGGCGAACCTGACCTCCATTTTGCGGGGGTGGACGTTGACGTCGACCAGCGCGGGGTCGACCTCGACGAACAGGACGGCGAAGGGGTAGCGGTCGCTCGCGATCTGGCCGCCGTAGGCCTCGATCACGGCCTCGCGGACGGCGTCAGCGGTGACGAACCGTCCGTTGACGTACGTCGAGAGGTACTCCCGGCTCGCGCGGTTGGTCTCGGGGTGACTGACCAGCCCCGAGACGTCCTCGAGCGGCCCCTCGGGGACGGCCGCCCCGTCGATCTCGATCATCGCCTCGGCGACCTCGCGCCCGTAGACGTCGAGCACCGTCGCTTCGAGGTCGCCGCGACCGGTCGTCGCAAACACCTCCCGACCGCCGTGTTCCAGCGCCACGGCGACGTCGGGGTTGGCGAGCGCGTAGGCGGTCGTGACGCTGTTGACGTGTGCGAACTCCGTGGCCTCCTGCGCGAGGTACTTCCGGCGGGCGGGCACGTTGTAGAACAGGTCGTCGACCTCGACGGTCGTCCCGACCGGACAACCGGCCGGCCGGACAGTCCCGACGTCGCCGCCCTCGACGGTGAGTTTCGCGCCGCGGTCGGCGCCGCCGTCTCGCGGGCGTGAGGTGATCGTCAGCCGCGAGACCGCTCCGATCGCGTGGAGCGCCTCTCCGCGGAACCCGAGCGTCGCGAGCCCGCCCTCGAGGTCGTCGATGTCCCGGATCTTCGAGGTCGTGTGCTGTCTGACCGCTCGCTCCAGCGCCCGCTCGTCCATCCCGATACCGTCGTCGCTGACGCGGATCGACTCGGTGCCGCCGCTCTCGACGGCGACGCGGACCCGCGAGGCGTCGGCGTCGAGGCTGTTCTCGACCAGCTCTTTGACGACCGAGGCGGGTCGCTCGACGACCTCGCCGGCGGCGATCCGTTCGACGGTCGTCGGATCGAGCTCCCGGATCTCCTGGGGCATTCGTGGGCTCGTTGGGAAGCGACGCTCTTGAGACTGCCGGCTGTGTGCGACCCGCGATCGTCGGTCACAGCGGTGAGGGCACGGAAACCCACCCGTTCGCGGTCGTCGACCCGGAGCAGACTGCCGGCGGTCACTGCGAAGTGTCGATCCAAGCGCTTTATTTTCTCGATACGAAACCGTATCTGTGGCCCTATACGACCGCTATCTCGCCGCGCGCATCCGCTGGAGCGACGCGTCGCTGCCCGAATCGGTCGCCGTCGTCCTCACCGAGCGGGACCTCCTCGAGAAGGGGGCTTACGAGACGCTGGAACGGTGCTGGCGCTGGGCGTTCGAGTACGGGGCAGCGCACGTTCTGGTGTACGTCAGCGTGCTCGACGAGGAGGTCGTCCCGACGTTACAGCGCCAGTTCGGCGATGTAGACGCCCCCCGTCCGACCGCCGTCCGCGGCCCCGGTGACGACCGGCAGGCAGACGCGCCGATCCAGGTGAGTATCGGACTGGGCGGCAAACACGAGTTCGCGACCGCAGTCCAGGGACTGGCCGAGGAGGTCGCGGACGGCGAACTCGATCCCGAAGACGTCGACGAATCGGAGATCGAGAAGCGACTGGTCTTCCCGACTGCCCCGGATCTGGTCGTCAAGACCGGTGCCGAACGGCTCTCGGATTTCATGATCTGGCAGTCGGTGTACTCCGAACTGTACTTCACCGACGTGAACTGGCGCGATTTCCGCAAGCGAGACTATCTGCGGGCGCTGCGGGACTACCAGACTCGACAGCGTCGGTACGGTCGGTGATCGACCCTCCACCGCGATAGTCGGACGCATCCGGACGCTTTTGTCCCGGCCGGCCCCAGCGAGACGCATGGACGTACTCGGCGACCTCGTGAGCCCCGAACGCGGCGACGACCGGCTGTGGATTCACCGACCGGGGCCGCGAAGCCGATCCTGGAGCGGCGAGCAGTTCCGCGTCGACGCCTGGAAGGCCGGCAACCTCCTGCGACACTACGGGGTCCGAAAAGGAGCGACGGTCGGGCTGCTCGACGGCGACGGCCCCCCAGACGCGCAGGCGCTGATCGCGCTGTTTGGCGCGTGGACGCTCGGTGGGATTGTCCGGCCGAATCCTGTGGACATGGACGGAGTCGACGTGGTCGTCGGACCGACCGACGACCTCGACGGTCGGGACCTGCCACCCGGGTGCAAGGCGATGGGGTTCGGTCGCCCGCCCGACGATCCGACGGTCGCGCACTTCGAGGGCGAACGCTGGAGCGAGAACCCAGTGCCGTTTCCCGCCGACGTCGAACCGTCCGATCGGGCGCTGCGGACGGACGACGGCGAATACACGCACGCGGAACTGCTGGCGGACGGCGAGCGGGCCAGCGAGGAGTTCAGTCTCGGAGCGGACGACCGCGTGGCGCTGCGAGCGTCGCTTTCCGAGGCCGGAGCCGTCGTCGCCGGCGTGCTCGCGCCGCTGCTTTCGGGTGCGACGATCACGCTGGGTGACGAAGCGACGGTAACGGTGACAGGAGACGACGGGACGGCAACGGTGTCGCGCTAGTCGCGCGGGCGGACGTAGTTCGCCAGCGTCACGAGCGTCCCGAGGATCCAGCCGACGGGAACGGCGATCCCGAACCACATGACGACGTAGGCGACTCCCTCCAGTTCGTAGTTGTTCCGGAGATACGTGTTGATATCACCGATAGCCAGGACGTTGTCGAGTATCCACACCGCCAGTGACTCGCTCTGCGGGAAGACGACCGCAGCGAGTTGCTGAGAGTACAGCGCGGCCACGACAGGGGGCAGGAAGATCGCAGTGATCGCCAGCGGATAGGAGACGAGGACCGTCGACGCGCGACCGCCGACCCGACTGGTGACGACGGCGAGGGCGGCCGAGGCAGTTGCGACCGCTCCCGCGGCGACGACGGCGACGACGCCGGCCGTGGTCATCTCGAGCTGGAAGCGCGCGAGCGCCGAAAGCGCGCTCCAGACCACGACGGAGACGACGACGACGCCGAGCACGCCGATCCGGGTGGCCGCCGAGTCGAGCTTGCTCGCCTGATAGCGCAGCACGTACCCGAAAAGCACCAGCGGATAGAGCAGACCGACGAGCGGCGCGCCGAGCCCGGCCCACAGCCAGTAGGCGATCCGGCTCCCCGTCGTCTCGGGACGCCACTTGCCCAGAACCGTCTGTTCGGCGTCGAGCTGGCGCGGATAGAGCAGTTCCATCCAGGTCTCGTGGAGGCGCTTGAGGTCGATCCGGATCGCCCCGGCGAGACCCGTCCGATTGGCGGCCGACATACGCACCGGTTCGATCGCCCGCTGGTTAATAGTTATCAGTTTCCGTCCGTCGAGACGCAGGCGCCTGCTCGAGGCGCGAATGTCGCCACCGGAGCACGAACGCCGTCACCAGGGTGCGAACCCGGGGTCGACCTTTCGGCGCGTCCGGTCGATGCTATCGATCTTCCGGAGGTCTTCCTCGTCCAGTTCCAGCGTCAGGCTCTCCCAGTTGTCACGGATGTGTGCCTCGCTGGTCGCTTTCGGGATCGCCGTAACGTCGCTTTCGCGCAGCCACGCCAGACTGACCTGCGCCTCGCTGACGCCGTGTTTCTCGGCGATTTCGGAGAGAACGTCGATTTCGAAGACGTCACCGCGTGCCAGCGGCGAGTACGCGACGATTTCGATATCGTGTTCGCGGGCGTACTCGCGCAACTCGCGCTGCTGGAGCATCGGATGGGTCTCGACCTGATTGGCGAAGATCGGCGCGTCGAGATGCTCGCGCGCCTCGTCGACGTGTCGCGGCTCGAAGTTGCTCACGCCGATGTTCCGGATGGTCCCCTCGTCGTAGAGTTCGTCGAACGCCTCCAGCGTCGATCCGGGCTCGTAGGTTCGCGACGGCCAGTGGACGTACAGCAGGTCGAGATAGTCAGTCCCGAGCCTGTCGAGACTCTCCTGAGTCGTCTCGAGGACGTCCTCGTAATCGAGATTCGAGATCCAGACTTTCGTCGCGAGGAAGATCTCGTCGCGGTCGACGTCCGCGGCGGCGATTCCCTCGCCGACGGCGTCCTCGTTGCCGTAGGCCTGTGCGGTGTCGAT
It contains:
- a CDS encoding NAD-binding protein, whose protein sequence is MIRHPGARATVWLVTVVAVLSFAVGVVNIASQEVALLSAYVPESIQRLAGFTGAMTGFLMLTSAYGLRKRLRAAWYSTLVLLPVAALQGLVQPGTIPVPLIEIPIPASTPLVVLSVVSIPLVASGRSQYTESWSLSTSQLAALSALVGAQIYGTVGTYALREHFPGVNTAFDAFYFTLVTASTVGYGDLTAATQIGRLFSTSVLVIGVASFGVAAGTLLGPAIEARFAAALGQMSEAQLSMLEDHIIVMGYGELTEPILEGLDEARTSFIVVTPDRERASSLRDRELNVLIGDPSDEQPLYDAGIERATGVVAATNNDAEDALAILTARELNPEIRIVAAATDRQNIDKLRRAGADAVISPAVIGGHLLVQSALGEAEVESVADRILGTSGEEVEEIAQDEPEDA
- a CDS encoding DUF302 domain-containing protein, translated to MAPYTHQYRVDAPFDETIEIVTDALAEEGFGVLSDIDMQAAFEEKLDKEHVRYRILGACNPPLAYDAIDVEFEIGALLPCNVVVYETDGEETGVSVVDPTAVLAITENEAVEPIAEEVSSLVEAAFASIPNAEPVSA
- a CDS encoding 30S ribosomal protein S19e, which gives rise to MTTLYDVPAEDLIEAVADRLDEDDLEQPDWIEFTTTGVDRELPPEQDDFWSRRAASLLRKVAVDGPVGVGSLATAYGNTKGGSNRYQVRPPSQSDGSRKIIRTALQQLEDAGYVETEANDGRVVTAEGRKLLDSIAEDVLEELDRPELERYA
- the mutL gene encoding DNA mismatch repair endonuclease MutL; translated protein: MPQEIRELDPTTVERIAAGEVVERPASVVKELVENSLDADASRVRVAVESGGTESIRVSDDGIGMDERALERAVRQHTTSKIRDIDDLEGGLATLGFRGEALHAIGAVSRLTITSRPRDGGADRGAKLTVEGGDVGTVRPAGCPVGTTVEVDDLFYNVPARRKYLAQEATEFAHVNSVTTAYALANPDVAVALEHGGREVFATTGRGDLEATVLDVYGREVAEAMIEIDGAAVPEGPLEDVSGLVSHPETNRASREYLSTYVNGRFVTADAVREAVIEAYGGQIASDRYPFAVLFVEVDPALVDVNVHPRKMEVRFADAEGVREQITAAVEDALRREGGLRTRAPRGQSAPEQTEIAPGDRADGRPDRGDETDSTAADTHSEGGRSSTAGDHDSDNERSMTPSEAPSDGGLSTETSNDGPTESVGTPSGDRTGTAESSQPSHNNSQPEPAEQTDDRPESPDRTPEREGSADGTSGRSGSTVETPAVTATEQRRFGDDDPEMQSFDSLPSMRVLGQIEDSYVVAETDDGLVLIDQHAADERINYERLREQFLGETTTQVLADSVEIELTARESALFAQFTEALSRLGFQAERIDDRTIEVRTVPALIAEAGGPALVRDVLSSFVERDSDAAGTVEAVADELLADLACYPSVTANTSLTDGSVVSLLEALADCENPYACPHGRPVLIEIDTDEIEARFERDYPGHG
- a CDS encoding undecaprenyl diphosphate synthase family protein, which codes for MALYDRYLAARIRWSDASLPESVAVVLTERDLLEKGAYETLERCWRWAFEYGAAHVLVYVSVLDEEVVPTLQRQFGDVDAPRPTAVRGPGDDRQADAPIQVSIGLGGKHEFATAVQGLAEEVADGELDPEDVDESEIEKRLVFPTAPDLVVKTGAERLSDFMIWQSVYSELYFTDVNWRDFRKRDYLRALRDYQTRQRRYGR
- a CDS encoding aldo/keto reductase; its protein translation is MTSTELTPESVPRAQGMPMLGLGTWENEDPNQCADSVRTALETGYRHIDTAQAYGNEDAVGEGIAAADVDRDEIFLATKVWISNLDYEDVLETTQESLDRLGTDYLDLLYVHWPSRTYEPGSTLEAFDELYDEGTIRNIGVSNFEPRHVDEAREHLDAPIFANQVETHPMLQQRELREYAREHDIEIVAYSPLARGDVFEIDVLSEIAEKHGVSEAQVSLAWLRESDVTAIPKATSEAHIRDNWESLTLELDEEDLRKIDSIDRTRRKVDPGFAPW